The nucleotide sequence tcttcttcttctcctcctcctcctcctccttcttcttcttcttcttcttcttcttctttcttcttctcctcctcctccccctccccctcttcttcttcttcttctcttctcctttttcctcttcttcttcttttcttctttcttcttctccctcctcctgttcctccctcctcctcctccttctactcttcttcttcttctaaactaaaactaaaactaatctaaactaaaactaaaactaatctaaaataaactgaattaaaattaaaactaaaactaaactgatactaaaactaaactaaaactataactaaaacaaaaactaaactaaaagaaacaaaaagaaacgaATTAAAAAAAAAGGGGAGGAGCTCACCTGCAGGAGGAGGCGGtgacctggtggagggggaggccggacagCCGCGGCAgccgctggaggaggcggcgaccccgtggaggggaggccggacggccgcgGTGGGACGGGGCGAGGACGGCGACAGGGCGGGGAAGGCCGCGGCGGGCTGGGGCGGGGATGGCCGCGGCATGGCTGGTCGACGTGGAAGGGGCGACGGGGCCGCGGTGGAGGTCCGGGAGGGGTGCGAGGCGGCCGACTATGCCGGACAGGGTTGACGGCGGCGGTGCGGGCCGGTGTGGGTTGGGGATGGCGAcagaggggagggggcgggggcgggggcgacaTGGAAGGGGCGGCGGaggtgcggtggaggtcggggcACCGCATGGGAGGGTTGCGGGGCGGCGGGACGGCCGGCTACGGCAgacggggtcggcggcgacggcgcagGTGTGGTGGGGAAGGGAATGAGAGAGTGAGAGAAGAGAGAGGACGGGGGCGGGACGGCCGTTAACGTAcccgcctctttgccgtcagccaacggtcgacaaagattctttgtcgtccgctggcggacggcaaagaggtggggccggtGGGCTGTAGTTGGTTAAACAAGAACTAGACCCAcccatttctttgtcgtctgctaaccgacgacaaagaatctttgccatcagccagcgcacggcaaagaattggctgatgtcAAAGACTTTGTTTGCCAtcagccacttctttgccgtccgttttcttgtggctgacggcaaagaccttctttgccgtcagcgagcagacggcaaagagttagcagacggcaaataagctaattccagtagtgtatgtGCGTAGTGGGGATGTGGGGATAGCATTGTGTGCtggcttaccccccccccccccccatcggtGAACTTCTCACAAACGATTGTAACCTTGTGATTTTGGAATAAATACCCTTTATTTCTCCGGAAAAAAAAGAATAGCTTGTAGTATTATCATTTACCACCACTTTAGCTATATATCAATCAACTAAATTTTGAATGAGTCGGTTAATTCTTGGTCGTTGAATTTTGCTCTGAGATTCGTGTTGCATCTTTTTTCTCGCATGTGTTGTTTGTCGTGCTTTGAAAATTGTTGGCCCGTTTTGGTCGTAGCTACACACGATCTATGACCGGTCATTGTTTGGCTCGTCTATGATAAGCATCAAGTTGAGCACCCAATGCAATCTTCtgtatctaaatagctagcccctactaacctatttctctcaacatgcaagcacgCCACCTCATCATGcaacaaatgctcacttcaacatgcaaccatgcataggAAAAAACCACCTCAATATAAATGTATGCATGATATTTTTCATTCTATTATGCTATTTATATTTATTAAATATTTTATTACAACTATACAATTATCAAACACAATAGACCATACACATTTTCAGTTTTAGTTCTAATACTACCACTCCAAATATTCATGTTCCATTCAATCAAATATCTTTGAAATGTATTGCAAAATATTCCCACAACAACGTGCAGGGTATTATCTAGTATCGCTAAAATGTCTCGCATGGCTGGTCAGTGCTAGTGCTCATCACTGACGCGTGGTCATTGGACGGCCAATGATGAGGGGTTAGTGATATTTGGATCTGTAGTAGTCAGCCCTAGTCGCTACCGGAGAGAATCTTCTTGTCCCCTCGCCCACAGTTGCATCTTGGCGTTGAGAGATGCAGTCTTCGTTAACTTCTAATGGTAGCTGCGTAGTTTTCTGAATAAAATTACTCCGGTAGTGGCGGTGCCATGGAGCCCGAGAGGAATGTGCCCTTACGGGTCCAATCATTTGAAGCTAATGAGTTTTACGTGTCATGTTGTTTGTTGGTTTGGTTCTTTGTGGAGTTGGAATCTTTTCTCAACGTTATAACGAAGATTTTGTTGTTCAACAGTCTGCAGTTCTAGTGGATTATCCCCAACACAAGTAAGCTCATCGGTCATGGGTCCCCGTCTCTTTTTTTTTCAGGTAAGGATCCCCATCTTTTCGAATGGGTGACCCAATGAACTTTTAGGAACTTCCATTACTAATCAAATTCGTGCAGGTGAAGGAGGGCAATATCGTTGTTCCGGTCCAACTATAGTCTCTCTACTGAGTTTTGTATGACTCACATCCATGAAAAAAAAAACGATGACAAATACAATGAATCAAAGTGAGTGAGCATACAGATACACACAACTTTATAAAGCACGATCACTAAATTTCTCAATTCGTTGCGGGTCCAATTATTCAATATGATGAGTTTATTTGTCATGTTGTTTTTGTTGGTTTGGTTCTTTGTGAAGTTCTAATTTCTTCTCTACGTTATGATGAAGATTTTGTTATTTTGCGGCCTGCACTTTTAGTGGATCATCCCAAACCCAAAAATGTTCATCGCTCATGGATTCCCATCATCTTGATTGGGTGGCAACATCGCTGCTCCAGTCCAACTGTGGTCtctttaggccttgttcggttacaCCCCCTCTAcaagaggattggaggggattttGACTTCAATCTGTGCCAAACCCTTTTCAAATCTCTCTCAACCGAACACAGCCTTACTGAGTTTTGTATGACTCGTATCcatgtaaaaaaagaaaaagaaaagaaagctgATGACAAATACAATGAATCGAAGTGAGTGAGCAAGATACGACTTTATAAAGCACGATCACTATATTTCTCAATTCCTCTAAACAATCACGGTGTGCATCTAATTGAAACACATTTTCTTTTACAAATGCACCGCACACGGCAACACGAGCAGCCTGCCTAGTCAAAAAGTGTAGTTAGATGCCTTAGCAGGAGAGCGTCCACGTGCGCCAGGATTAATTGAGCCGGAACTGCTCTACTCCATCTGTCGCTGTCTTAGTTAGGCTTAGGCTTTTAGGCGCACCCAATCCTTCGTCTCGCCTCCGCCGTCCACGAGTTGAGCAGAGCAGGCGAGTTGGTCTTCAACGTGGCGCAGGTGGTGTGCCTGTTGGCGGCCTCCGTGAAGTGCACCCCGTCCCAGGACACGTACTTGGACGGGTCGGCGCACGCCGCCGTCCCGGCCGCGCCGCAGAACGCCGTCATGTTGAAGTTGTACGCGCCGCTCCCGCCGCAGCACGCCGCCAGCGGCTCATCCCTAAACCCTGAGATCGACGGAGAAGACGAGGTCAGGAGAAAACTGATGATTAGCTGCCGGTGGCTGATGATTACTGGCGCATGCATGCGTACCGTATTTCCGGGGCGACGCGATGAGGTCGGCGACGGCGCCGTAGAGGTCGGCGTAGAGGATGGCCGTCCCCGGGTGCGCTCGCCCGAGTTCTCGGAGCATGCCGTTCAGCGCGCGGTTGTGCAGTTCGGCGAGCTCGTTGAGCGGCTTGATGCAACCGGACGACGGGTCGTGGTCGCCGCTCTGGTAGAGGGCGAGCAGCTGTGGCTCGCAGCCGAGCGGTATCATCCCCGGAACCAGTACGGTCCTCGCTCCGGCGGCGATCACCTCCTGCAAACATTCTCACGCACTGTTGGAATGGAGAACAGATTTATTTGACTGACTGATACTACCAAATGATCACGGGAGTGGACTAGCTTACGGTCACGACTGAACGGACGGCGCCGACGATGTGCGGCACGAAGGCCCGCGCCTCCTCGACGGTGGTGTTCCCGGCAAAGGCGACGAGGTAATCGTTAACTCCAATCTCGCCGACGATGAAGAGCGAGGTTGCCATGATCCTTGTACGGTCTATTATTATAAGGCGACGATGCACCCATCATGAAAAAAAAGAAGATTATCAAATTGACCAGCCATGCGTTCTTCACAAAGGGCGACCCTTTACACaacaccatgcatgcatgcatgcatccctGTATATGTCATTCCTTGCAATAATAAAGATACTGGTACAACACACGTGTTTTTCCTCAAAAGCATCGCTAAAAAAGATAGTATGACGCACGTGTAATTAAATAAGTTTGTATTGATAAAATAGAGTACTAGTAGAAATCAAGCTGGACGTGCGGTTTACTTACTGTGAACTGAGCCAAGAAGCGGTAAAACGTTCTTGAACCAGGTGGCTTGGTTTGCGAAAGAGACAGGCACAAACGGCTCAAGCCCTCTGCTCTTGAAGAAATCCGGACCAAGCGCCGTCGCTCCACCGACGGCGAAGTTCACGCCGCGCCGGAAATCCTCCGCG is from Triticum aestivum cultivar Chinese Spring chromosome 1B, IWGSC CS RefSeq v2.1, whole genome shotgun sequence and encodes:
- the LOC123088083 gene encoding GDSL esterase/lipase At1g28600, giving the protein MGPFSRFLVALAVALLPIVGAAAGGRTGDRGTRYAGVFSFGDSLTDTGNSLRLAATRAGPSSRPPYGETFFRRPTGRASDGRLVVDFIAEALGVPHPTPYLAGKSAEDFRRGVNFAVGGATALGPDFFKSRGLEPFVPVSFANQATWFKNVLPLLGSVHNRTRIMATSLFIVGEIGVNDYLVAFAGNTTVEEARAFVPHIVGAVRSVVTEVIAAGARTVLVPGMIPLGCEPQLLALYQSGDHDPSSGCIKPLNELAELHNRALNGMLRELGRAHPGTAILYADLYGAVADLIASPRKYGFRDEPLAACCGGSGAYNFNMTAFCGAAGTAACADPSKYVSWDGVHFTEAANRHTTCATLKTNSPALLNSWTAEARRRIGCA